From Medicago truncatula cultivar Jemalong A17 chromosome 7, MtrunA17r5.0-ANR, whole genome shotgun sequence, a single genomic window includes:
- the LOC25499904 gene encoding SNF2 domain-containing protein CLASSY 4 gives MAGISSRTRSKNVPLFGCLPPKSKRRRKSDEEPFVIFIDGDDDGDEDMYFESASDSKNMMLNEEPFVVPEGAKVISIEHDDYGGQDEEGSVQQCDENFVGDEDNPISIHSDEYGESDEEHYGSDSDAADADEVKDGVKSDADADVKDVVKMDADDDAGDVKDGVKSDEVGGNGEFYDKDKSFIDLGDSDKSDSDDSDESEDSGSDESEENETSDEDFRVDEMNEIFGNDDDNSSSSSYLNEKEEEEEEEEKKKTGEPKYYYAVEELVREVMDRQSGISERNDEEVNVENSPSSTNIDELEHEDHASVSSCTIEKKGSSSSKLNGVSETLKPKSVEGKAKNLSDESVNIGVNAKSKNKSKENVGDSDRGKYQFVKGLDVGGISSVQKKQEEMKNESIVLEFKYDAVDRRDRQPPLVPVETPPSIWSFKKVGKVQKTNEDEENDVLQDELETTIRESKVVSKNETSEGKKTNYVKGKDNAKPKDSVNVGGKKNYVKGLGVGGVSSVQTKQEEMKESNKEKMTENKGRDYKGVANIPIEKKKKKESIDNSCLNQSVKSPHFTPKELRSLELLAQCYWERKNTMNKDSIVLEVNEDCVDRQDTQPPPVSVDTPHERIWSLKKVEKVQKTKEEEENEVLWDELETTLRELEAVCKIGNLETDEASGSPSSCCEHNIFLDEEIGEYCKSCGVVITETKYISPLVIDRFPHEGYRKRASFDDSVNASLFDGSKFNVSDGESETNFSHNEGTVWDLIPDDVKETSYPHQKEGFEFIWKNLTGNIDLHKLSKTDPRREGGCIISHAPGTGKTRLTIMFLMSYLKVFPKCLPVIVAPASLLLTWEDEFKKWDVGVPFHNLNNLELSGKEHGDAVNLHNWSNARPSKDTTRMVKLISWYKESSILGISYSLYEKLAGGGGECDDEDEKKRKQARGVRSKNKREKKYASTEKRNGYMRKVLLEAPGLLVFDEGHTPRSEKSLLWNMLLEIQTNKRIILSGTPFQNNFMELYNTLSLMKPSFPNTISLKLKNFCQKPKRKKTSKKSSWELVSGNSSDNEIKQLKLLMDPFVHVHKGAILQKKLPGLRNCILTLKPDSFQKQTLESIKSSHNIFISEPKVTMASVHPSLLLECKLLEEEESVLDKDRLEKLRLNPNGGVKTKFLVEFVRLCDAVNEKVLVFSELLGPLRLIKDQLSSSLNWTDKEILYMDGVVRLKEKQELIHSFNDANCQAKILLASTRACSEGISLVGASRVVLLDVVWNPSVERQAVSRAYRIGQKRVVYTYHLLTEGTTEHLKYFKQSEKDRLSELVFSDKHIDNDESKSCAVDFDDKVLDLMLQHEKLKGMFVKCLVQPKERDFVESFGY, from the exons atgGCTGGTATTTCTAGCAGAACTCGTAGCAAAAATGTTCCATTGTTTGGTTGTCTTCCTCCGAAATCGAAGCGGCGAAGAAAGAGTGATGAAGAAccttttgttattttcattgatggagatgatgatggtgatgaagaTATGTATTTTGAATCTGCTTCTGATTCTAAGAATATGATGCTAAATgaagaaccttttgtggttCCTGAAGGTGCCAAGGTAATTTCCATTGAACATGATGATTATGGTGGTCAAGATGAAGAAGGGTCAGTGCAGCAATGTGATGAAAACTTTGTTGGTGATGAAGACAACCCTATTTCAATACATTCAGATGAGTATGGTGAAAGTGATGAAGAACACTATGGTTCTGATTCTGATGCTGCTGATGCTGATGAAGTTAAAGATGGAGTGAAGAGTGATGCTGATGCTGATGTTAAAGATGTAGTAAAAATGgatgctgatgatgatgctggTGATGTTAAAGACGGAGTAAAGAGTGATGAAGTTGGAGGGAACGGTGAGTTTTATGATAAAGATAAAAGCTTTATTGATTTGGGTGATTCTGATAAGAGTGATAGTGATGATTCTGATGAAAGTGAGGATTCTGGTTCAGATGAAAGTGAAGAAAATGAGACCAGTGATGAGGATTTTAGGGTTGATGAGATGAATGAGATTTTTGGCAATGATGATGACAATTCTTCTAGTTCCTCTTATTTGAAtgagaaggaggaggaggaggaagaagaagagaagaagaaaacggGTGAGCCGAAATACTATTATGCGGTGGAGGAGCTGGTGAGAGAGGTAATGGATAGACAAAGTGGAATTTCTGAGAGGAATGATGAGGAGGTGAATGTTGAGAATAGTCCATCTTCCACAAATATTGATGAGTTGGAGCATGAAGATCATGCTAGTGTTTCCTCCTGTACCATTGAGAAGAAGGGTAGTTCTTCTTCTAAGCTGAATGGAGTATCAGAGACACTGAAACCAAAGAGTGTAGAAGGGAAAGCGAAAAATCTCTCTGATGAAAGTGTGAATATAGGAGTGAATGCCAAATCAAAAAACAAATCCAAGGAAAATGTTGGTGATTCTGATCGAGGAAAATATCAATTTGTTAAAGGCTTAGATGTTGGAGGAATTTCATCAGTTCAAAAAAAGCAAGAAGAGATGAAGAATGAATCAATTGTGTTGGAGTTCAAGTATGATGCTGTTGATCGACGAGATAGGCAGCCACCACTGGTTCCTGTGGAGACACCCCCATCGATATGGAGCTTTAAAAAGGTGGGAAAAGTGCAAAAGACCAACGAGGATGAAGAGAATGATGTGTTACAGGATGAATTGGAGACAACCATTAGAGAATCAAAAGTTGTATCCAAG AATGAAACATCagagggaaaaaaaacaaattatgtcAAAGGTAAAGACAATGCCAAACCTAAGGACAGTGTGAATgttggaggaaaaaaaaattatgtcaaagGTTTAGGTGTTGGTGGAGTTTCATCGGTTCAAACGAAGCAAGAAGAGATGAAGGAAtcaaataaagagaaaatgacGGAGAATAAAGGAAGGGATTATAAAGGTGTAGCTAACATCCCtattgagaagaagaagaagaaggaatctATTGATAACAGTTGTTTGAATCAAAGCGTCAAAAGCCCACATTTTACGCCAAAGGAGTTGCGTTCACTCGAACTCCTTGCTCAATGCTATTGGGAAAGAAAGAATACCATGAACAAAGATTCAATTGTGTTGGAGGTCAATGAAGATTGCGTTGATCGGCAAGATACACAGCCACCACCAGTTTCTGTGGACACGCCTCATGAACGGATATGGAGCCTCAAAAAGGTGGAAAAAGTTCAGAAGACTAAGGAGGAGGAAGAGAATGAAGTGTTATGGGATGAATTGGAAACGACCCTTAGAGAATTAGAAGCTGTATGCAAG ATTGGAAATTTAGAGACAGATGAAGCTAGCGGAAGTCCATCATCTTGTTGTGAACACAACATTTTTCTCGATGAAGAGATTGGTGAATATTGCAAATCATGTGGCGTGGTTATTACCGAGACCAAATATATCTCACCACTAGTG ATTGATAGATTTCCCCATGAAGGTTATAGAAAGAGAGCTTCATTTGATGATTCAGTAAATGCCTCGCTCTTTGATGGCTCTAAGTTCAATGTTTCTGATGGTGAATCAGAGACTAATTTCTCTCATAATGAAGGCACTGTTTGGGACCTAATTCCTGATGATGTGAAAGAAACCTCGTATCCTCATCAAAAAGAAGGCTTTGAGTTCATTTGGAAAAACTTGACAGGAAACATCGATCTTCACAAGTTGAGTAAAACCGATCCTCGCAGGGAGGGTGGCTGCATTATCTCCCATGCTCCCGGAACCGGAAAGACAAGGTTGACTATAATGTTTCTCATGTCATATCTGAAAGTGTTTCCTAAATGCTTGCCCGTTATTGTTGCACCTGCGAGTTTGTTACTTACTTGGGAAGATGAGTTCAAAAAATGGGACGTTGGAGTTCCATTTCACAATTTGAACAATCTTGAGTTATCCGGTAAAGAGCATGGTGATGCCGTTAATTTGCATAATTGGTCTAATGCACGGCCTAGTAAGGATACAACGCGGATGGTGAAACTGATTTCGTGGTACAAAGAAAGTAGCATTCTCGGGATCAGTTACAGTTTGTACGAGAAGCTAGCTGGAGGAGGGGGGGAatgtgatgatgaagatgagaaaaagagaaaacaagCAAGAGGAGTGCGATCcaaaaataagagagagaaaaaatacgCAAGTACAGAGAAGAGAAATGGTTATATGAGAAAGGTTTTACTTGAAGCTCCTGGTTTGTTGGTTTTCGATGAAGGACATACACCGAGAAGTGAAAAAAGTCTTCTTTGGAATATGTTGTTGGAGATCCAAACAAACAAACGGATTATACTTTCTGGAACACCTTTCCAGAACAATTTCATGGAACTGTACAACACTCTGAGCTTAATGAAGCCTTCATTTCCTAATACGATATCCCTCAAGCTAAAAAACTTTTGCCAGAAGCCGAAACGTAAAAAAACATCGAAAAAATCCAGTTGGGAACTGGTTTCTGGGAATTCTTCTGATAATGAGATCAAGCAGTTAAAGTTGCTTATGGATCCCTTTGTTCATGTTCACAAAGGTGCGATCCTTCAAAAGAAGCTTCCCGGGTTAAGAAATTGTATTCTGACTTTGAAGCCGGACAGTTTTCAGAAGCAAACTCTTGAGAGCATTAAAAGTTCTCACAACATTTTTATCTCTGAGCCTAAGGTGACAATGGCATCTGTCCATCCATCTCTTTTGCTCGAATGCAAACTTTTGGAAGAAGAGGAATCTGTTCTCGACAAGGACCGGCTAGaaaagcttcgattgaatccaaATGGAGGTGTGAAAACCAAATTCTTGGTGGAGTTTGTTAGGCTTTGTGATGCTGTTAACGAGAAGGTTCTTGTGTTCAGTGAATTACTCGGTCCTTTACGCTTAATTAAAGACCAATTAAGCTCTTCTCTTAATTGGACCGACAAGGAAATTCTGTACATGGATGGCGTGGTTAGATTAAAAGAAAAGCAGGAGCTAATCCATAGCTTCAACGATGCAAACTGCCAAGCAAAGATTCTACTTGCATCGACAAGAGCTTGTTCCGAGGGAATTAGCTTAGTCGGAGCATCAAGGGTTGTGCTGCTCGATGTTGTATGGAATCCTTCGGTCGAAAGGCAGGCTGTCAGCAGAGCCTATAGGATTGGACAGAAGAGAGTTGTCTACACATACCATCTGCTCACTGAAGGGACCACAGAACACCTAAAATATTTCAAACAGTCCGAAAAGGACCGGTTATCTGAGCTCGTCTTTTCGGATAAACACATTGATAATGATGAGTCCAAGAGTTGTGCTGTGGACTTTGATGATAAAGTTCTTGATCTGATGCTTCAgcacgaaaaacttaaaggcaTGTTTGTTAAGTGCTTGGTTCAGCCGAAGGAGCGAGATTTTGTCGAGAGTTTCGGCTATTGA
- the LOC25499905 gene encoding SNF2 domain-containing protein CLASSY 4, whose amino-acid sequence MASVSSRTRSKNVPLFRCLPLKSKRLRKSDEDDMGLDHYVSRCKKMKVKRETFVLPKNVKVISIDDDVGMFDAKDGSFVEKKCGLDEDNPISIGSDEYDESDEEHSVAFGGDNEEEEEEEKEVVDVKEEVKTDESKGNGEFDDKDKNFVDLDDSAESGDDSDSVTDESEDDDDSEDEDFDVDKEEEKEKKKGGRKYLNVVEDLVREVMDKQSGISGLNDEEINVENSPSSTKNEEMKDKSPSVNNGEMEHSDYGEEMSDKNPSVNNDEVEHSDYGSVAISNAFEKKKDSFVHTDEVEHSDRIKGSSSSSNQKEISDIQRAVQNVSDDDVNVSKAKESVNLHDDLDVVNYDDVNVGKTKESVNVRDDFDVVNVTKAKESVNLCGDIDVAKIKVKVEENADPNECVKVADSYKGKEKYFGGLDVEGVSLVETKEEEMKNESVVFEFKYDAFDRRDRQPPPVIVETPPSIWSFKKVGKVPKTKEDEEEEVLWDEMEMALRESKAVYKNEASEAKKAKSVNFTKAKFKSNVKYNAKPNDSVNVADFDKGKKKYVAGLGVGGVLSAQTKQEKMKESEKQKIMENKGRDYKGITNIPIEKNESDKEKMMENNERDYEGIANIPIEKKESIDNHGLNQSVKNPHFMPKELRSLELLAQCYWERKNTMNKDSIVLEVNEDCVDRQDTQPPPVSVDTPHERIWSLKKAEKVEKTKEEEENEVIWDELETALRESEAVSKIGNLETDEASGSPSCCSEHNIFLDEEIGEFCKSCGVVITEIKYISPLVIDRFLGEGSGKKASFDGVNVSHVDGSQLNVSDNDSKTNFSRNEGTVWDLIPDLKQTLYPHQIEGFEFIWKNLAGHTELQKLKNDDLCSEGGCIISHAPGTGKTRLTMVFLKAYLKAFPKCLPIIVAPASILLTWEDEFKKWDIGVPFHNLSNPELSGKEHPDAVETFDMSNTQHDVHETRMAKLISWFKEASILGISYNLFGKKCQDKKKHENVKEREGNCDMRKVLLNSPGLIVLDEGHTPRNQRSHIWKVFSKLQTQKRIILSGTPFQNNFWELYSTLSLVKPSFPNTIPPELKSFCQNQGYKSSKKCNWEPVLLNKTRDPSDDQIKKFKLLMDPFVHVHKGAILESKLPGLRDCLVTLKAGSLQNEILKSIKRSQNTIFNFERKVALTSVHPSLFLECALSEEEKSALDKDHLEKIRLNPHEGVKTKFLFEFVRLCDAFHEKVLVFSQFRAPLQLIKDQLNSAFKWTEGKEVLVMSGEDPPKVKQSVIHSFNDENCQAKVLLASTKACSEGISLVGASRVVLLDVVWNPSVERQAISRAYRIGQKKVVYTYHLLAEGTTEEEKYGKQAEKDRLSELVFSAKNAANNDGKSKSSAVNFEDRVLDEMTKHEKLKGIFVKCVVLRKERDVV is encoded by the exons ATGGCTAGTGTTTCAAGCAGAACTCGAAGCAAGAATGTTCCATTGTTCCGTTGTCTTCCACTGAAATCGAAGCGGCTAAGAAAGAGTGATGAAGATGATATGGGTTTGGATCACTATGTTTCTCGTTGTAAGAAAATGAAGGTAAAAAGAGAAACTTTTGTTCTTCCTAAGAATGTTAAAGTTATTTCCATTGATGATGATGTGGGGATGTTTGATGCTAAAGATGGAAGCTTTGTTGAGAAAAAATGTGGTTTGGATGAAGATAATCCGATTTCAATAGGTTCTGATGAGTATGATGAGAGTGATGAAGAACATTCTGTTGCTTTTGGCGGTgataatgaagaagaagaagaagaagaaaaagaagttgTTGATGTTAAAGAGGAAGTAAAGACTGATGAAAGTAAAGGAAATGGTGAGTTTGATGATAAAGATAAAAACTTTGTTGATTTGGATGATTCTGCAGAGAGTGGTGATGATTCTGATTCTGTTACTGATGAGAGcgaggatgatgatgattctgaagatgaagattttgaTGTTGATAAG gaggaggagaaggagaagaaaaaagGCGGTAGAAAATACTTGAATGTGGTCGAGGATTTGGTTAGAGAGGTGATGGATAAACAAAGTGGAATTTCTGGATTGAATGATGAGGAGATAAACGTTGAAAATAGTCCATCTTCCACAAAGAATGAGGAGATGAAGGATAAAAGTCCTTCTGTAAACAATGGTGAAATGGAGCATTCAGATTATGGTGAGGAGATGAGCGATAAAAATCCTTCTGTAAACAATGATGAAGTTGAGCATTCAGATTATGGTAGTGTAGCAATTTCTAATGCctttgagaagaagaaggattCTTTTGTACACACTGATGAAGTGGAGCATTCAGATCGAATAAagggttcttcttcttcttcaaaccaGAAGGAAATATCAGATATACAAAGGGCAGTGCAAAATGTCTCTGATGATGATGTAAATGTTAGTAAAGCAAAAGAAAGTGTGAATCTTCATGATGATCTTGATGTTGTAAATTATGACGATGTAAATGTTGGCAAAACCAAAGAAAGTGTGAATGTTcgtgatgattttgatgttgtaAATGTTACCAAAGCCAAAGAGAGTGTGAATCTTTGCGGTGATATTGATGTTGCAAAAATCAAAGTCAAAGTTGAAGAGAATGCAGACCCTAATGAATGTGTGAAGGTTGCTGATTCTTATAAAGGGAAGGAAAAATATTTCGGAGGTTTAGATGTTGAAGGAGTTTCTTTGGTTGAAACAAAGGAAGAAGAGATGAAGAATGAATCAGTTGTGTTCGAGTTCAAGTATGACGCCTTTGATCGACGAGATAGGCAGCCACCACCGGTTATTGTGGAGACACCCCCATCGATATGGAGCTTTAAAAAGGTGGGAAAAGTGCCAAAGACCAAGGAGGATGAGGAGGAGGAAGTGTTATGGGATGAAATGGAGATGGCCCTAAGAGAATCAAAAGCTGTATACAAG AATGAAGCATCAGAGGCGAAAAAAGCAAAAAGTGTAAATTTTACCAAAGCCAAATTCAAATCCAATGTCAAATACAATGCCAAACCTAACGACAGTGTGAATGTTGCTGACTTTGAtaagggaaagaaaaaatatgtcgCAGGTTTAGGTGTTGGAGGAGTTTTATCGGCCCAAACAAAGCAAGAAAAGATGAAGGAATCAGAGAAACAGAAAATAATGGAGAACAAAGGAAGGGACTATAAAGGTATAACTAACATCCCTATTGAGAAGAACGAATCGGATAAAGAGAAAATGATGGAGAACAACGAAAGGGACTATGAAGGTATAGCTAATATCCCTATTGAGAAGAAGGAATCTATTGATAACCATGGTTTGAATCAAAGCGTCAAAAACCCACATTTTATGCCAAAGGAGTTGCGTTCACTCGAACTCCTTGCTCAATGCTATTGGGAAAGAAAGAATACCATGAACAAAGATTCAATTGTGCTGGAGGTCAATGAGGATTGCGTTGATCGGCAAGATACACAGCCACCACCAGTTTCTGTGGACACACCTCATGAACGGATATGGAGCCTCAAAAAGGCGGAAAAAGTTGAAAAGACTAAGGAGGAGGAAGAGAATGAAGTGATATGGGATGAATTGGAAACAGCCCTTAGAGAATCAGAAGCTGTATCCAAG ATTGGAAATTTAGAGACAGATGAAGCTAGTGGAAGTCCATCATGTTGTAGTGAACACAACATTTTTCTAGATGAAGAGATCGGTGAATTTTGCAAATCATGTGGCGTGGTTATTACTGAGATCAAATATATCTCACCACTAGTG ATTGATAGATTTCTCGGTGAAGGTTCAGGAAAAAAGGCATCATTTGATGGAGTAAATGTTTCACATGTTGATGGATCTCAGTTAAATGTTTCTGATAATGATTCGAAGACTAATTTCTCTCGCAATGAAGGCACAGTTTGGGACCTAATTCCAGATTTGAAACAAACTTTATATCCTCATCAAATAGAAGGCTTTGAATTCATTTGGAAAAACTTGGCAGGACACACTGAGCTTCAAAAGTTAAAGAATGACGATCTTTGCAGCGAAGGTGGATGTATCATTTCTCATGCTCCTGGAACCGGAAAGACAAGGCTGACCATGGTGTTTCTCAAGGCATATTTGAAAGCCTTTCCCAAATGCTTGCCAATTATTGTCGCTCCTGCTAGTATACTACTAACTTGGGAGGATGAATTCAAGAAATGGGACATCGGAGTTCCATTTCACAATTTAAGCAATCCCGAGTTATCCGGTAAAGAGCATCCTGATGCGGTTGAAACGTTTGATATGTCTAATACACAGCATGATGTTCATGAAACGCGGATGGCAAAACTGATTTCGTGGTTCAAAGAAGCAAGCATTCTTGGAATCAGCTACAATTTGTTTGGGAAAAAATGCCAAGATAAGAAAAAGCACGAAAATGTGAAGGAGAGAGAAGGAAACTGTGATATGCGAAAGGTTCTACTTAATTCTCCTGGTTTGATAGTTCTAGACGAAGGACACACGCCAAGAAATCAAAGAAGTCATATTTGGAAGGTGTTTTCGAAGCTTCAAACGCAGAAGCGTATCATCCTTTCCGGAACTCCATTCCAGAACAACTTCTGGGAGctttacagcaccttaagcttGGTGAAACCTTCTTTTCCTAACACGATACCGCCTGAGCTTAAAAGTTTTTGCCAAAATCAGGGatataaatcatctaaaaaGTGCAATTGGGAACCAGTGTTGCTCAACAAAACAAGAGACCCTTCTGATGATCAGATCAAGAAGTTTAAATTGCTAATGGATCCCTTTGTGCATGTGCACAAAGGCGCAATCCTTGAAAGTAAGCTTCCCGGGTTAAGGGACTGTTTGGTGACTTTGAAGGCTGGTAGTTTGCAGAATGAAATTCTGAAGAGCATTAAACGTTCTCAAAACACAATATTTAACTTTGAACGTAAGGTAGCATTGACATCCGTCCATCCATCGCTTTTCCTTGAATGTGCTctttcagaagaagaaaaatctgCTCTCGACAAGGATCATCTGGAAAAGATTAGACTGAACCCACATGAAGgtgtcaaaacaaaatttttgttCGAGTTTGTTCGGCTATGTGATGCTTTTCACGAGAAAGTTCTTGTGTTCAGCCAATTCCGTGCTCCTTTACAGTTAATTAAAGACCAATTAAACTCGGCTTTTAAATGGACTGAGGGAAAGGAAGTGCTGGTCATGTCTGGCGAGGATCCTCCAAAGGTCAAGCAATCCGTAATCCACAGCTTCAACGATGAAAATTGCCAAGCAAAGGTTCTACTTGCATCTACAAAAGCTTGTTCCGAGGGAATTAGCTTAGTTGGAGCTTCAAGGGTTGTACTTCTGGATGTTGTGTGGAATCCTTCAGTCGAAAGACAAGCTATCAGCCGAGCGTATAGGATTGGTCAGAAGAAAGTGGTATACACATACCATCTGCTCGCTGAAGGGACTACCGAGGAAGAAAAATATGGTAAACAGGCCGAAAAAGACCGGTTATCTGAGCTCGTTTTTTCAGCAAAAAATGCCGCCAATAATGATGGTAAGTCCAAGAGCTCTGCTGTGAACTTCGAAGATAGAGTTCTTGATGAGATGACTAAGCATGAAAAGCTCAAAGGCATATTTGTTAAGTGCGTAGTATTGAGGAAAGAGCGAGATGTGGTCTGA
- the LOC120576888 gene encoding SNF2 domain-containing protein CLASSY 4-like, whose product MSGEVRDRQSLINNFNDANSQSKILLASTRACSEGISLVGASRVVLLDVEWNPSVEKQAISRAYRIGQKKVVYTYHLLTQGTKECDKYCKQAEKHRLSELVFSAKNADNHNEPKNCAADIEDRILDLMIRHENLKDMFVECVVQPKEREFESFGY is encoded by the coding sequence ATGTCTGGAGAGGTTAGGGACAGGCAATCCTTAATCAATAACTTCAATGATGCAAACAGCCAATCGAAGATTCTCCTTGCATCAACGAGAGCTTGTTCCGAGGGAATCAGCTTAGTTGGAGCTTCTAGAGTTGTGCTACTCGATGTCGAATGGAATCCTTCGGTTGAAAAACAGGCCATCAGCAGAGCTTATCGGATTGGACAGAAGAAGGTTGTCTACACATATCATCTGCTCACTCAAGGGACTAAAGAGTGTGATAAATATTGCAAACAGGCAGAAAAGCACCGGTTGTCTGAACTAGTTTTTTCGGCTAAAAATGCCGATAATCATAATGAGCCGAAGAACTGTGCAGCGGACATTGAAGATAGAATTCTTGATCTAATGATTCGGCACGAAAATCTCAAAGACATGTTTGTTGAGTGTGTGGTACAGCCGAAGGAGCGAGAATTTGAGAGTTTTGGctattga